TTTTGGTCTTCATGTAAATTTGAAACAAAGTTTGATCAAAACACGCTATAAATATATTTAGTTTAGCATTGAACTAAAGAATTAATACCAACGAGTATATAAATATTCCCACCATATACACCTTGAAAGAGAACCTTAACAGTAGCACGTGCAGTATACCCTGCATCATTAACCTGCAAAAAGTTTAGTGAAAATAGATTTAAAATGACCTAAGATATTTGACTGCCGTCTCAGCATATATCTCGGCAGATTCTACTAAGTTCTCCACTGAAACCCGCTCATCGTACCCATGGATAGTGTGTTCCAGCCCAGGACCGTAAAGGACGGTATCAATGCCATGGCGCCGGAAGTGACTGGCATCACTTGAACCAAGCAAAAGTACGCTGAAGACGGGTTCCTCCATTCCAAGGACACTCTGGATTCCCAGTTCTATGGCCCTGACAATTGGACGATTCTCTAAGGTCCAGTTCGGGTTAGTACAGGGTACCATTGGCTCCACAACTGCACCTGGCGCTACAGCACTAACAAGATTCCTAGCGACATCAAGTACAAACTCGGGCTTCATACCGAATGGAACCCGGGTATCCACTTTAATGATACACTTGTCTGCGACGACGTTCACATTTGTTCCGCCCTGAATTACACCTGGATTGTAAGAGGGACGATAAAGTAACTGTGACAGTAAGGGATTTCCTAGACGCTGAGATAGGAGCCACTCAGTATTGTACAAAAGTTGACAAGGCTCTGCCTGTGGCGTTGCCTTGAGCTCCCATAGCTTGGTTAGTGCTTCGACCGCGGCTGCCCCTCTTCGTACGGCGGAGATTCCATAAAGCGGATGTAGGCTGCCATGATCTGTCTGACCTGGTATGATCACCTGCATCCATGCCCTGCCCTTTTCACCGGCATTCGGATGGTGGGGGTCCGTTGGTTCACCAATCAGACAAGCATCACCCTTAATCAATCCTTGATCCAGGAGCGAGGCCACCTCAATGCCGCCAGTCTCTTCATCCGGAGAGGCAATAACTCCTAGGCTACCTTTCAAATTAAGAGTGGGGGCGAACTCCTGAAGTAGTCCAGCCACAAAAATCAGTGATGCCAAGCCTCCTTTCATATCGGAGGCTCCCCTCCCCAAAAGCATACCTGCTCTGACTTCTCCTGAGAATGGATCGAAGGTCCAATGTGAACAATCGCCTGCAGGTACGACATCTGTATGTCCACAAAATAGGAGCCGTGGACCAGGTACCCTGGTTAAGGGAGCATCACAGACCACGGTAACCAGCGCATTTTCGCTACGGCGGTGCTCGGTAATCAAGAACCCTTTTGCTGCTAGGTATCGGCTAATATGGCGTCCCATTTCTGCTGACTGCTTCATAAACTCGGGCGATGGATTTTCAGTTGGAATTCGAATAAATGAAGCAGCAAGTTCGACTAATTCCTGTTGCCTTGACCTTATCAGCTGCCGGATTATTCTGGTACTCATATAAATACATCCCCTCCATGTCCAGTATTAGCTGCAGTATTTCTATACTATTCTATGTGCTGTTCCTAGATCATATTTCTGGGGTTAAAAGTGGGGAAACATTTGATACATGTTATTTAAAGTCGCG
The DNA window shown above is from Peribacillus sp. FSL P2-0133 and carries:
- a CDS encoding ArgE/DapE family deacylase — encoded protein: MSTRIIRQLIRSRQQELVELAASFIRIPTENPSPEFMKQSAEMGRHISRYLAAKGFLITEHRRSENALVTVVCDAPLTRVPGPRLLFCGHTDVVPAGDCSHWTFDPFSGEVRAGMLLGRGASDMKGGLASLIFVAGLLQEFAPTLNLKGSLGVIASPDEETGGIEVASLLDQGLIKGDACLIGEPTDPHHPNAGEKGRAWMQVIIPGQTDHGSLHPLYGISAVRRGAAAVEALTKLWELKATPQAEPCQLLYNTEWLLSQRLGNPLLSQLLYRPSYNPGVIQGGTNVNVVADKCIIKVDTRVPFGMKPEFVLDVARNLVSAVAPGAVVEPMVPCTNPNWTLENRPIVRAIELGIQSVLGMEEPVFSVLLLGSSDASHFRRHGIDTVLYGPGLEHTIHGYDERVSVENLVESAEIYAETAVKYLRSF